Genomic window (Papaver somniferum cultivar HN1 unplaced genomic scaffold, ASM357369v1 unplaced-scaffold_0, whole genome shotgun sequence):
aatccagtctaaccgaactgtgttgttgcggccactatcttgagttccaaaataaccgaacttagccaatagagttcggttttttcgcaaaaaaaatttaaaactacaaagtaaccgaacttagccaatagagttcggttgattcgtaaaaaatacttttaaccgaacttcttgtattagaacaacagaagtccataagttcggttccttcacaaaataaggatatcaccgaactttagtttacgaaaataatgagaagtccacaagttcggttcgttcgcaaaaatgttaagttttctttgtaaccgaactctacctttgaaacttcgtaaccgaactctacctaattcgccaagaaataaatttcgtagtaaccgaacgtttgcctaattgcatatatgcatatataagcccagttcggttgattcgcaaaatatgttgaagtttgcgaaccaaccgaacttctaacactaggttacttttaacttgCAGTTCGGTtaggaacttggttgcgttgaagtttgcgaactaaccgaacacacaagatgtacccaaataaattgttaagttcaaagttcggttacctaccattttatcctaggtaaccgaacattacattgtacgaccaaaacctccattaacgaacGAGTtcgtaacctgcgtgtttggaaaacgtaaccgaactacactttcaggtgtgttcggttacatgttcttgacatatggtaactgaactgacccaaatctacataaaacttttcattttttttttgaaagtttgaagcaattcaaccaacattatctaagtttgaagcacacctgagtacccaaatacccttcctccagttgtggttggtaaaatccattgtttttcatgttttccttcttcatcttctgtaactttactctctcaataattctacttctttaaaaaaaaacatctgattttttaatctcactaattatctttaacttaatcatctcactaatcattatactaactattattaacactaactaatcatcacttaaaattaatcaggagggtaatttagttattaatataaatatctagataaatgatgacctaaatttacttctaatatctttaccaaaaataaaccatggtcccaaaaaatcgttccaaaACAAACGCAGTCAAGCCTAGGGCTACACGTGGTCCTTCTTTCACTACCCCCATTTGGGTGACCCAAATAGATGTTCAAATGTGGCCTAGGTTTACAAAGTAGTGCTGTATACAGTTTGAACTAGGAACAAAGTTCTAGGGAAGCATCTTGCACATTATTCATAGTAGTGTGAACTTAACCCTGTTTCCTGATTAGGTACTTGCTTCTTAGGCATGTCGTCATTTCTTGGATCTGATTATAAAACCACTTCATTCGTCATCAGTGACTTCTTCTTCTCCTTGATTCCTTCGATTCCTTGTTATTTGTACGTCCTAGTTACTTTTAATACTCTAATAATAAAACTTGTATGCTGCATTCTAGACAGTAGACAGCCGATAGCTTACTGGTTCCCAACTTGTTGCGTTCCTACAATTTTTATGGAATTCAATACATAATTTTTGGAACACAAGAAGTTGACTAGTTTTTGCAATTTGAGTTTAGTTCAACTCCATTAATTTTGGATGTAGTTAGACCATTAATTCACTCAACTAGCTAGCTTGAGGTAAGCACAAGACACAGAGAATTTGAAGCAGAGTAAACTCCTGACTGAAACCCCTAAGATTCTACAATCTTAACTTATAGAGCATTGTTCACTTCTCCCCAACTTGCACACAATGGAGTTAACACCAAGGCAACAAAAAACAACACTATGTCAGTTGCAATTCTAAATCTCATTTTCAGTATAAATATCCCAACTTGTTGCACATATGATGCAGAATACTTAGATGCTACTCCTTGAATATGAAGTGCAGTCTAAGATTTCTATTTTAGAATTGTACTTTAGATCATGAGGTACACTTGCAAGGGGAAACTTAACATTGTTTTCTCCAAATTGTATTCAATCTGTGCCACCCCAAATTTTGATAGATCTCTGTGTTCCTTAAATTTTTTAAGAACACTTTGTGTTGCTTGCACTTTACATCCATCAGTATTTGTTGTCTCCAAGGCTTAACAATTCAACTTACCGGAAATAGTACGAGTACGGTCATCCCCGTACCATACTGGCATAGATTTGGTGCAGTCCTATTGAACTAGTCCTCTATCCAATTGCAATTTGACAATTTCATCATCACCATGAAAATGAGAGAATTAATTTACAAAATGGATTTGTAACATCATTCATTCTGTAGAGTACAGAGTgctttttaattattttcatggAACATTTACTTTGTGTAGAAACAGAATTGATTCATTGGAATTTATTCCAGTGTGACTATGTCACCAAACATAGTAAAGTACCACGAAGAATCCGAAATATGTACTGTGGTTTACTAAAATGGGAATCCACTAGAATTTTAACATGGACATGGGTTTACATTTTCATATCTTTTTCCGGTAATAATTCAGGTCATTGCCGGCCATTTGTCGATCACAgttttattaatttatcgagATTTAACAGTAAAGTATGGAATTTCTTAAGAACCTAAGCAAAATTTAAATCCACAAAAACAGAGGAATGAGAAAATTAGGTCCAGAAATTATCTTCCGTTCATATTAAAACCCCAAGAAAACCAAAACAGAGGAAGAAATACAAAATATACTTTTAGTTATCCAcatgataaaccctaattttttgcaattttttttctttcttttgattcttcttcttctcaaaatacTGCCAAATTGCATACAAGACAGAAAATTAATCACACCCCTCCTCCCTCCATTACAAGACAAAGACTCCCATTAATTTCAGTTTTGAAGCTGATGCTATGCTGCAGCAACAGGTCCACTTTGATTACACCCTGTAGATCCAACGGTTATTGTTGAAGATTCTCTGTTTGTTGTTGGTCTAAAcggcgatgatgatgatgatttctcTTTCGCTTCATCTTCAATTATCCGTTGATGTCTGCATTCTGAACTGCAAAAGGCTGTATCTCCCCTGTCACAAGAAAATCACAAAATAATCAGATCTTAAATTCGTTGATatatcacaaaaaaaataaaaataaataaataaatgaaatttgaatCCAAGAAAACAAAACCCATTCTGGAAAAACCTTGAAATTCACTGTTTAAATGGAAATATTGGAAGAAAAGGTATACCTATACATGTAGATATCACGACCAGGAGCTAAACGACGATTACAGAGACCACAAGCTCTTAAGAAATGAGAAGTTTGAGCTGATGAATTAGATAATGGACTTCTTAAATTAGTATAATTTCTTGGTGATATAGTCGATAACACTCTCTGATCAACTGTTAAatagttgttgttgttattaacatcatcaccattaatgggttctACGTCAAGAAGATCTATAGTAAATTCTGTAATACTTGTGGTTCTTCTGAACACTGGTGGTACTCTTGGTCTCTTTCCTAACATCATCTTTATAACCTAtatagaaataaaaaagaaattttttgctCTGGTTTAGAGAAAAAGAGAAATTCTTCAGAGAATTTGAGAGAGAGGAAGAGGAGTGAAGAAGAGAGGGGAGAAGAGAATTGTGAAGAGGAGGGGGGAGTTAAAAACGAAATGAGGAAGGTAGGAGATGAAATCTACACCGTTGATGTTTTTATATGAACAAAACGTCCACGTCagtgattttctttattttaatatcaattttgtatttttgttattattttgtcaGTCCcttttgttaataattttgttttcttttttttggttattTT
Coding sequences:
- the LOC113325830 gene encoding uncharacterized protein LOC113325830, whose amino-acid sequence is MMLGKRPRVPPVFRRTTSITEFTIDLLDVEPINGDDVNNNNNYLTVDQRVLSTISPRNYTNLRSPLSNSSAQTSHFLRACGLCNRRLAPGRDIYMYRGDTAFCSSECRHQRIIEDEAKEKSSSSSPFRPTTNRESSTITVGSTGCNQSGPVAAA